Within Desulfolithobacter dissulfuricans, the genomic segment AGATCGGCGAGGGATTTCCCCACCATGGAAGATCCCTGCTCAATACGCATGGAGGAGACTTCCACATCGGGAAGATGCAGGTCTGAGCCGGAAAACAGGGAGGACTGTTCCGCCATACTGCGGAACATCTCATAGCCATCCGAGCGAAGCTGGGTGACCATGGTATCGATCTCGTCCCTGGGAATGAGATATTTAGCCAGCACCCGGGAAAATATCTCAACCGATGTCTCAAACTCCTCGGGGATAACCTCGTTGGCTCCCAGTTCGTAAAGGGCCTGCATCTCCGCGAGATACCTGGTCCGGACGATGAGATGGGCCTTGCGGGTCAGCCTGCGGACATTTTCCGTGATGGCCCGGGTGGCAGCAGGATCGTTGATGGCGACCACCACCACGGTGGCATCCTCGATTCCGGCATGGCGGAGCACCTCCTCATGGACGGCATCGCCGTAAAAAATTGGCTCGCCCTTCTCCCTTTCCTTTTTCACTGTATCCGGTGACATCTCGATGATGACATAGGGAATGTTGATCATCTTCGCCGCCCGGGCCAGGTTGCGACCATTGAGGCCAAAACCGATAATGACCAGGTGCTGGCTCAACCTGGGGAGTGGTTCCTGCTCGGACACGGGCCAGAGGCCGGTCTTCAGGCGTACCGGTACCGGCAGCCTGAGGATCTGATCGGCAAGACGGGGCGCCAGGACAATGATGAAGGGAGTGGCTGCCATGGTCAGCACGGCCACGGCGAGAAAAAGCTGGTAGTGACTGGCCAGCAGGCCGTGCTCCAGCCCGGTCTTGGAGAGGATAAAGGAAAACTCTCCCACCTGGGATATGGCCAGGCCGGCCAGGATGGAGGACCTCAGCGGAAGACCAAGCAGGATGGCCCCGCCGGTGGCGATGACGGCTTTGAGGAGCAGAACTCCGGCCGAGACAATCAGGATGATCCCAGGATGGCTGAGCAGATAACCGGTATCCAGCAGCATGCCGATGGAGACAAAGAAAAAACTGGTGAATACGTTACGAAACGGGAGGATGTTTCCCAAAGCCTGGTGGCTGTATTCTGATTCAGAAATGATCAGCCCGGCGATAAAGGCGCCCAGGGCGAGGGAGAGGCCGGCATAGGAGGTGAGCCAGGCAATGGTGAAGCAGATGGTCACCACGCTTAGAAGGAAAAGCTCCTTGCTGCGGGTCCGGGCGACCTGATGCAGGAGCCAGGGCATGAGATACCGGGCAGCCACCAGAATCAGACCGATAATGGCGACGCTCTTGGCGACAAACAGAAGCAGAGAGCTGTCTCCGGCTTCGGGCTGGCTCCCCACCAGCAGCGGCGTTACCAGGATCATGGGCACGATGACGACATCCTGGAACAGGAGGATTCCCAGGTCGGTGCGACCGTGGGGAGTGTCCACCTCGGCCTTTTCCTGGATCAGCCGCAGGACAATAGCGGTACTGGAGAGGGAAATCAGGAAGCCGTAAAATATCGCCTCGGCCGGGGACAGGCCAGTCATCCTGGTGACGAGATAGACCGCAAGAATGGTCAGGCCGACCTGGAATGAGCCGCCGATCAAGGCCTGTTTTTTGATTTCAATGAGTTTTTTGAAGGAAAACTCGATCCCGATGGTGAAAAGGAGCAGGATAACCCCGATCTCGGCCAGGGCCTCCACCTCGTGGACCGCACCGACCAGACCAAAACCATGGGGGCCGGCCAGGATCCCGGTCAGCAGCAGGCCGACCACCGGTGGCAGCCGGAGGAAATGAAAGAGCAGCAGAACAGCGACAGAGAGCCCGAAAATGATGACGATATCGGTGAGCAGAGGGAGTTCCATAACTTG encodes:
- a CDS encoding cation:proton antiporter domain-containing protein, which produces MELPLLTDIVIIFGLSVAVLLLFHFLRLPPVVGLLLTGILAGPHGFGLVGAVHEVEALAEIGVILLLFTIGIEFSFKKLIEIKKQALIGGSFQVGLTILAVYLVTRMTGLSPAEAIFYGFLISLSSTAIVLRLIQEKAEVDTPHGRTDLGILLFQDVVIVPMILVTPLLVGSQPEAGDSSLLLFVAKSVAIIGLILVAARYLMPWLLHQVARTRSKELFLLSVVTICFTIAWLTSYAGLSLALGAFIAGLIISESEYSHQALGNILPFRNVFTSFFFVSIGMLLDTGYLLSHPGIILIVSAGVLLLKAVIATGGAILLGLPLRSSILAGLAISQVGEFSFILSKTGLEHGLLASHYQLFLAVAVLTMAATPFIIVLAPRLADQILRLPVPVRLKTGLWPVSEQEPLPRLSQHLVIIGFGLNGRNLARAAKMINIPYVIIEMSPDTVKKEREKGEPIFYGDAVHEEVLRHAGIEDATVVVVAINDPAATRAITENVRRLTRKAHLIVRTRYLAEMQALYELGANEVIPEEFETSVEIFSRVLAKYLIPRDEIDTMVTQLRSDGYEMFRSMAEQSSLFSGSDLHLPDVEVSSMRIEQGSSMVGKSLADLELRKKFGVTVLAVRRGSQTFPNPEVDMPLYAEDVLYLMGSSEDLARISTLFGRSPEGPGCARPLRTE